The nucleotide sequence GAGCTGCTGCTCGACGCCGGTCTCAGCGACGCGTCCGATGTTCGGCAGGCGCTTCTGGCCATGGGGCAGCTTGCCGACGCGGCGGCTCCTGCACCCGGCGCGGAACTCGCTGCCATGCTGGCGGGACCGCATGATGAGGTTTCCAAACGACGTTGGCGGCATAAGCACCGGACCGCAGTAGTAAGTGTTGCCGTGGTTGCGGCGATGGGACTTGGTGCCAGCGGTGTTGCAGCCGCAAGTTCAGGCTTTACGCGGAGCCCGTCGTTCGAGGGTCTGCTGGGCACTGTCGCCCCGCATCGGGCCGCTGCAGCGCCCGCCTTGCCCGCTCCCGATGCTCCCAAGGTCAGCACCGCGCCGGCGCCGTCGGTGGATCCGGCCGCGATCCCGCAGCCCTCTCCGGTGCAGCCAACGCCGGCAACGATGATCCCGATTCCCGCGCAGCAACAGGCGCCGGCAGCATCCCAAGCAGTACCCCAGACGCCGCCGGGAACCGCGCCCGCTGCTGCCACCGCCGTCGTGCCCGCCGCGAATCCGCCAGCGCCGCAACCGGCCAAGGCTGTGCCGGGAGCGATGCCCGCTGCGCCCACCACGCCGGCGCCTTGGCTGCGGCCCGGCCCGGCGGGCCCAGGCGCCCTGCCCGGCAACGGCCTTTCCGTAGCTTCTGAAAAGGAGGCCATGGCGCAGCTCAAAGCCGCTGAAGAAAAACTGAAGCAGTGGAAGAAGCAGCTGAAACGGCAGGATCCGGCACAGCCACGTCCGTGATTCCCCGCGTGAGGACGGCAGTAGGCTTGGACCATGATGCACGTCAACGATCCCGCCGTCGTCGAACGGTTGATGCGGACCAAAGGCACGTGGGCCATCGTCGGCCTCAGCAACAACGAGTGGCGTTCGGCCTATGACGTTTCGCTTTACGTCCGGGACAAGATGGGCATGGAGATCATCCCCGTCAACCTCAAGGGCGAGGACGTGCACGGCGAGAAGGGCTACAAAAGCCTGGGGGACATTCCCCTCGACAAGCACCCCATCGATGTTGTGGATTGCTTCGTCAATTCCGAACGTGTTGGTGCGGTCATCGACCAGGCAATCGAGGTCGGCGCCAAGGCGGTATGGCTCCAGCTGGGAGTCTTCGACGACGACGCCACGCAACGCGCAATGGACGCAGGCCTCGACGTCGTGGTGAATTCATGTCCGGCGCGTGAAGGCTGGCATTACGGCTTGTGATTCCTGCGCTGGTTCTTCTGCTAGATTGCTGCTGACTCATCTCTTCAGCCCCGGGGGACGGCCATGTCCGGCGACCATTTTGCAATGCCATTTTCCATTCCCAGCAGACGGGCCGCCTTGGGTATCTTCGGCGCCTCCATGGTGGCCGGTCTAACCGCCTGCACTGCCGCTGAAGGGGCGGAAAGTTCGACGCCGGCGCCTGCGCCGACTGACACGGCAACGCCAGCGGCCTCCCCTTCGGCGACGGCGACGCCCACCCCCACGCCGACCCCCGCAGCAACGAAGCGGATCCGCCGCTCCTTCATTCCGGACTTCCAGCTGCCGCCGGTCGTGGGCGGCCTCGCCCCAGTCATCACCAGGATCCCCACAAAGCACCCGGTCGTTTTTCTGACCATCGACGACGGCAACATCAAAACCCCGGAATCGGTCAGACTCATGGCCGAATACGACTACCCGGCGTCGCTGTTCCTCACCAAGGACACCATCGCTGACAATCCGGCGTTTTTCAACGCCTTCAAAGCCCAAGGCAGCCTGGTGGAAAACCACACGGTCACCCACAACATCAACATGGTGCGCCAATGGGGATATCAGCAGCAGCTCAATGACATGGTGGGAATGCAGGAGTACGCCCTCCAGCACTATGGCCGCCGGCCAACACTTTTCCGTCCGCCGGGAGGCGCATATTCCAACGTGATGCGCCAGGCCGTTGCCGATGCCGGCATGAAAGCCATCATTACTTGGGAAGCCAAAGCCAACGCGGGAAAAATGGACTACCAAGTGGGCAACGCTTTGCGACCGGGTGACATTGTGCTGATGCATTTCCGGGCAGAGTTCGCCGCTGACCTGGCTGCTTTCCGGGCTGCGCAGCTTGCAGCGGGGCTGGAAGTGGTGCTGCTTGAGGACTTCCTGGGCGTGGCGTAGCCGTACCTGCAGCGGTGGCGCTCCAGTAGGCTCGCTCCATGGATGTTTCCCAGCTCCGTGAGATATGCCTTGGCTTCCCGGGCGCCTTTGAGGACTTCCCGTTCGGGCCCGGGACATCGGTCTTCAAGGTCCGTGCCGCCGTCGCCGGTGGTGCCCGGCACGAGGCCAAGATGTTCGCGCTGTCCTCCATGGATCCGGACGACTGGTCCGTGAGCCTGAAGTGCGAGCCTGCCCTGGCCGAACAACTCAGGGCGGCCAATCCGGAAATCACCGGTGCCTGGCACATGAACAAGACCCACTGGAACGGTGTCCGACTGGATGGTGCCCTTCCGGACGGGATGGTCCGGGACATGGTGGAGGACTCCTACGACCTCGTGGTGGCCACGCTGAGCCGCAAGCAGCAGGAGCAACTCGGCTGGGCCCGGCTGGCGCGCCCGCAAGGGGGCTGATGCCCCTCCCCATGGCGCTGACATCGGACTAGATTGATAGTGCATACCAGGCGACATCAGCCACCGGGCTGGTCAGGAGCGGTTTGATGGTGGATACACGAAAGCACAGGCGCAGCTGTGGAACGTCCCACCGATCGCGCTGAGCCGGTGAAGCGATGCGCAAAGCCCACGGATATGCCACTGCTTCCCTGGATGAGCGAACCACGCGGCGGATGATTGCTTCGCGCACTCGCTCCGGAGTGTTTACGGACGGTAAAAACCGCCTCACTGACCCCGCGACGGAGTCCGGGGATGGTCGAAAATTGGGCGGAACCAAAGGGAACTGAACATCCCGACGGGGTGTATCGCCGGTCCCGGACGGAATGCGGAAAGGCTCTCGCGGAGGGACCGTGAAAAGATCACGCTTTGACAAATGTTGATCGAAACTGCGGAGAAATATTGATTTTCGATCATTCGTGGTGAAGTATGTCACACGAAGGTTGGTGCTGCCAGAGCGTCAGCCCAGACTGTCCGACTGGACGGCCCTAGCCGCCGGAGTCGGCCTTACGAGTCACTAGAGGGGTATTGAAATGACCATTCAGCACCAGTCCGTCGGTCGCCGTGGATTCCTGCGCGGGGCACTCGCAGCAGCCGTACTCGTGCCCATGGGGGGAACCATCGCATCCTGTGCTGCCGGGGGAGGCGGCACCACCACCGGCCCCACGGGCACTGTCTCCGACACCAACCCGTTCGGCATGGCTGACAAGGCCACCCTCGACGCCGTGATCTTCAAGGGCGGCTACGGTATCGACTACGTGGATTTCGCCGGCAAGATCTTTGAAAAGACGCACGAGGGTTCCACCGCAAAGATCGCTCCGTCCACGGACATCGCCCAGGAACTCCAGCCCCGTTTCGTCGGTGGCAACCCGCCGGACCTGATCGACAACTCCGGCGCCAAGGCAATCGGCTTCAGCACCATCCTGGCCCAGCTCGAGGACCTCACCCCCGTGGTGGAGGCCAAGAACCTCGAAGGCAAGGTCATCAAGGACACCCTGTACACAGGCGTGCTGGCTCCGGGCACTTTCGACGGCAAGCTTGCCGCGCTGAACTACGTACTGACCGTCTACGCCGTCTGGTACTCGGATTCCCTGCTCAAGGAAAACGGCTGGACCGTTCCCAAGACCTGGGATGAAATGTATGCGCTCGGCGAGCAGGCAAAAGCCAAGGGCAAGTACTTGTTCGTGTGGGGCAAGGAAGCCGCCACGTACTACCAGGAACTCGCCATCGCGTCCGCCATCAAGGAAGGCGGGGACGAAGTCCGCCTCGCGCTGGAAAACCTCAAGGAAGGTTGCTGGTCTCACCCGGCCATCCAGTCCGTCTTCACCGCACTGGACAAGATCGTGAAGGCCGGCTTCTTCAAGCCCGGCGGCTCGGGCACGCAGTTCACGGCCGCCCAGGCGCAGTGGAGCAACGCCCAGGAGGCTGTGTTCTACCCGTCGGGTTCGTGGATCGAGAACGAAATGAAGGACCAGACGAAGGCCGGCTTCAACATGATGGGCGCCCCGGCGCCCTCGGTCAGTGCCAGCCCCAAGATGCCTTACACCGCCCTCCACAGCGCAGCCGGCGAACCGTACATCGTCCCGTCGCAAGGCAAGAACGCGGCAGGCGGCAAGGAAATGCTCCGCATCATGCTGTCCAAGGAAGCTGCAACCAACTTCGCCAAGACCAAGTTGGCTCCAACGA is from Paenarthrobacter nicotinovorans and encodes:
- a CDS encoding CoA-binding protein encodes the protein MMHVNDPAVVERLMRTKGTWAIVGLSNNEWRSAYDVSLYVRDKMGMEIIPVNLKGEDVHGEKGYKSLGDIPLDKHPIDVVDCFVNSERVGAVIDQAIEVGAKAVWLQLGVFDDDATQRAMDAGLDVVVNSCPAREGWHYGL
- the ngcE gene encoding N-acetylglucosamine/diacetylchitobiose ABC transporter substrate-binding protein, coding for MTIQHQSVGRRGFLRGALAAAVLVPMGGTIASCAAGGGGTTTGPTGTVSDTNPFGMADKATLDAVIFKGGYGIDYVDFAGKIFEKTHEGSTAKIAPSTDIAQELQPRFVGGNPPDLIDNSGAKAIGFSTILAQLEDLTPVVEAKNLEGKVIKDTLYTGVLAPGTFDGKLAALNYVLTVYAVWYSDSLLKENGWTVPKTWDEMYALGEQAKAKGKYLFVWGKEAATYYQELAIASAIKEGGDEVRLALENLKEGCWSHPAIQSVFTALDKIVKAGFFKPGGSGTQFTAAQAQWSNAQEAVFYPSGSWIENEMKDQTKAGFNMMGAPAPSVSASPKMPYTALHSAAGEPYIVPSQGKNAAGGKEMLRIMLSKEAATNFAKTKLAPTIVKDTVPADGFGSTALVSQTKMLGDAGDDVYSWNFIDLYGTNKDQLVVWNTFLDGKSDVATLTSALQNITDKVRNDSSVKKIEVK
- a CDS encoding polysaccharide deacetylase family protein — its product is MPFSIPSRRAALGIFGASMVAGLTACTAAEGAESSTPAPAPTDTATPAASPSATATPTPTPTPAATKRIRRSFIPDFQLPPVVGGLAPVITRIPTKHPVVFLTIDDGNIKTPESVRLMAEYDYPASLFLTKDTIADNPAFFNAFKAQGSLVENHTVTHNINMVRQWGYQQQLNDMVGMQEYALQHYGRRPTLFRPPGGAYSNVMRQAVADAGMKAIITWEAKANAGKMDYQVGNALRPGDIVLMHFRAEFAADLAAFRAAQLAAGLEVVLLEDFLGVA
- a CDS encoding MmcQ/YjbR family DNA-binding protein; its protein translation is MDVSQLREICLGFPGAFEDFPFGPGTSVFKVRAAVAGGARHEAKMFALSSMDPDDWSVSLKCEPALAEQLRAANPEITGAWHMNKTHWNGVRLDGALPDGMVRDMVEDSYDLVVATLSRKQQEQLGWARLARPQGG